A region of Candidatus Megaera polyxenophila DNA encodes the following proteins:
- a CDS encoding nitrate ABC transporter ATP-binding protein: MNNNLIELSSITQSFTKPDGNIQKILDQISFNVKEREILAILGKSGCGKSTLLRIIAGLVKPSRGKVKYNNETTDKTFGISMIFQSFALFPWLTVLENVELGLEAMDIPRMERRKKALEAIDLIGLDGFESAMPRELSGGMKQRVGFARALVVEPQVMLMDEPFSALDILTSDTLKNDFLDLWVAKKTNLKSVIIVTHSIEEAVMMADRVLILASNPGRVVSELKINLSRPRHAHTPEFQELVDQIYSKMSEAGKQIFEDKAKKVREHDITQNLIYTSPNQLAAITGTLATPPYNGSGDLADLVKALQIKTFDVIHISEALSILKFATVNEGNIKLTKTGKLFATTELEERKRIFAEQLLKNVPLASYIVNVLNGRADNKAPKSRFLTHLEDQLSASEASTALKAIIVAGRYAELFSYDDNKQLFSLDNPT, encoded by the coding sequence ATGAATAATAATTTAATTGAACTCTCATCAATTACCCAAAGTTTTACAAAACCTGATGGCAATATCCAAAAAATATTAGATCAGATCAGTTTTAATGTTAAGGAAAGAGAAATACTGGCAATACTTGGTAAATCCGGTTGCGGTAAATCAACACTGCTAAGGATTATTGCAGGATTAGTCAAACCCAGCAGAGGGAAAGTAAAATACAATAATGAAACAACAGATAAAACTTTCGGTATTAGTATGATTTTCCAGAGCTTTGCTCTGTTTCCCTGGCTTACTGTTCTTGAAAATGTAGAACTCGGTTTAGAGGCGATGGATATTCCAAGGATGGAGCGGCGCAAAAAAGCGTTGGAAGCCATAGATTTAATAGGTCTTGATGGATTTGAATCAGCCATGCCAAGAGAACTATCGGGCGGTATGAAACAAAGAGTAGGATTTGCTAGAGCTTTAGTAGTAGAACCGCAGGTAATGCTTATGGATGAACCATTTTCTGCTCTCGATATACTTACTTCAGATACTTTAAAAAATGATTTTCTTGATCTTTGGGTTGCTAAGAAAACGAATCTAAAATCGGTAATAATAGTTACGCACAGTATTGAAGAAGCAGTGATGATGGCTGATCGGGTTTTGATTTTAGCTTCAAATCCAGGGCGGGTAGTCTCTGAATTGAAGATTAATTTAAGCAGACCAAGGCATGCTCATACCCCGGAATTTCAAGAGTTAGTTGACCAAATTTATAGCAAAATGTCAGAAGCCGGTAAACAAATTTTTGAAGATAAGGCCAAGAAAGTACGTGAACATGATATAACTCAAAATTTGATCTACACCTCTCCAAATCAACTTGCTGCTATAACAGGAACCCTGGCTACCCCGCCTTATAACGGCTCAGGCGATCTAGCAGATCTCGTTAAAGCTCTACAGATTAAAACATTTGACGTAATTCATATTTCCGAAGCTCTATCTATACTTAAATTTGCAACAGTTAACGAAGGTAACATCAAACTGACAAAAACCGGAAAACTTTTTGCAACTACAGAATTAGAAGAACGAAAACGAATCTTTGCCGAGCAACTACTCAAAAACGTGCCCCTTGCGTCATATATAGTTAATGTCTTAAATGGCAGAGCAGACAACAAAGCACCTAAATCCCGTTTCTTAACCCATCTGGAAGACCAATTATCAGCTAGCGAAGCCTCCACAGCTTTAAAAGCGATAATAGTAGCTGGCAGGTATGCTGAACTATTTTCCTACGATGATAATAAACAATTATTCAGCTTGGATAATCCGACTTAA
- a CDS encoding cytochrome C has translation MFNSDQIIIYEDKNGQISVDVVLRDEMVWLNLTQLSELFVRDKSVISRHIKNILKEQELSEVSTVAKFATVQAEGDKSVTRQLEYYNLDMIISVGYRVNSRKAVEFRKWASNILKDYLIKGYSVNYKKIMRKELEELKQTVLLLSNTLLNQNLVNETGSELLNLIRTYTKTWDILLKYDENRLELPKSGKSGISRELKYKEAKLAIINLKTELLQKSEASNLFGQERGKALDGIIGSLYQTFGGDDLYPSIEEKAAHLIYFIIKDHPFNDGNKRIGCLLFLLFLSINEFKLTSVSPESLTALALLIAESDPKHKKVIIRLVINLLNEKN, from the coding sequence ATGTTTAATAGTGATCAGATAATTATCTACGAAGATAAAAACGGACAAATTTCAGTTGATGTAGTATTACGTGATGAAATGGTTTGGTTAAATTTAACTCAACTATCAGAGTTATTTGTCAGAGATAAATCTGTAATTTCACGGCATATAAAAAATATATTAAAAGAGCAAGAATTATCCGAGGTATCAACTGTTGCAAAATTTGCAACAGTTCAAGCCGAAGGAGATAAAAGCGTTACTAGACAATTAGAATATTATAATCTGGATATGATCATCTCGGTAGGATACCGAGTTAACTCAAGAAAAGCCGTAGAGTTTAGAAAATGGGCAAGCAATATTTTAAAAGATTATTTAATCAAAGGTTATAGTGTTAACTATAAAAAAATTATGAGGAAAGAGCTTGAGGAATTAAAGCAGACTGTTTTATTACTCTCAAATACCTTATTAAATCAAAATTTAGTTAATGAAACCGGTTCAGAGCTTTTAAACTTAATTAGAACTTATACTAAAACCTGGGATATCCTTCTTAAATATGACGAAAACAGACTGGAATTACCAAAATCTGGAAAATCCGGTATCAGTAGAGAGCTTAAATATAAAGAAGCAAAATTGGCGATTATTAACCTAAAAACAGAATTACTGCAAAAATCGGAAGCAAGTAACTTGTTTGGACAAGAAAGAGGAAAAGCTTTAGATGGTATAATAGGTAGTCTGTATCAGACTTTTGGAGGAGATGATTTGTATCCGTCAATTGAAGAGAAAGCCGCTCATCTTATTTATTTTATCATTAAAGATCATCCGTTTAATGATGGTAATAAAAGAATTGGATGCCTATTATTTTTGTTATTTTTGAGTATTAATGAATTTAAATTAACATCTGTGAGTCCAGAGAGTTTAACGGCTCTTGCTTTATTGATAGCCGAAAGTGACCCAAAACATAAAAAAGTAATAATTAGATTAGTAATAAATTTGTTAAATGAGAAAAACTAG
- a CDS encoding phage host specificity protein codes for MLGSFFSAIGGSIGKYMGSGILSSIGRYAGKYIGDFLERKWFYKKEVFLKYASLKESFTLSIATLGAPIPLVFGKTRVFGKIIWVDEIKNVAKTSSTSRYFAQPKFFRLPKQAKSTTYYTEYEYFLSFAVAICQGEIREITKVWNGNEIIDISHYKFRLYKGSQGQMPDPYIQAKMNGCAPAFRDLAYIVFEDLPLADFEDVIPNLSFEVTRKANVPTTYTVEDMVKSIVMIPGSGEYVYDTVIQKKQIIARNGSVKCEKVINSHNFYNIANSIHSLNQLKNTCENIEWVAPVICWFGNSLDLSECLIRPAVEFKDPLIRFSEEWRVGEYNRENAHEIAKDINGNPRYGGSVNDQSVIRYLQELRSRGLKVMFYPMFFMDVDQKPWRGHLTGAAGEVERFFRKRGGYNEFILHYANLVKDYVDAFIIGSELIGLTKIKDSGNNFPAVNELVNLAGLVKAIVGQRVLVSYAADWSEYHHTEGGWYNLDPLWSSHAIDFIGMDAYFLLTNSEGSLITDKEIKDGFSQGEGYDFYVCYERNQKIPLAPAFAWKNLKYWWENTHRNPDGIITAWQPRSKKIWFTEYGFPSIDKASNQPNVFFDPLCKDGGIPKYSNGEIDFSIQRRCIRAFIEFWGKEEYIENMFLWTWDARPYPAWPHMDIWRDGYLWEKGHWVNDKFGMASVASIILEISNRCKIDLKNVEAYGVDEVLSGVIFNHQLSAKDAISILRSSYFFDINASDCQKISFIKRGQSLPAGIESGDLIKLTENSYINEVIIAREQMLAKANIYFQNQLQDYETGYLHVNNEQFSHLKNATLRLPFVITISEVAQIGKLLLKNAAAESKILEFNLPISYIDLEPADFISLEYKEVKYYLRVIKISFTGLMINVIAVVDDINSYHSITSFKNRIELFHEKNIETEFRVIELPFKLYGYDFPYLTVHLNNKIKLPLYVRTKQSLNPNWNKIALIEPTNSIARIVNFHVVDEANPFLIDDLSTIEVKGIELEKFNDNNWKLLEINSELIAFKNIKKIPSEEEMYSISYLIRGTYGTQGYIKKHEAGSVAAIFTHDVNILPISEDAVGQTLEFKIGSIAEEVNFTNCACHHSIPLTVSNYVEGSKMYLHWINRNFKSDSWIRGIVRLKDFSIKLTANSRVHNFIAASDAHQIEINISDVDISEGYKIDII; via the coding sequence ATGCTTGGATCATTTTTTTCTGCTATCGGCGGTAGTATCGGTAAATATATGGGCAGCGGAATATTATCATCAATAGGGAGGTATGCAGGTAAGTATATTGGTGATTTCCTAGAAAGGAAGTGGTTTTATAAAAAAGAAGTTTTTCTGAAATATGCAAGTCTTAAGGAAAGTTTTACTCTTTCGATAGCTACTTTAGGAGCTCCAATACCCCTTGTGTTCGGTAAAACCAGAGTTTTTGGTAAAATTATCTGGGTTGATGAAATAAAGAATGTAGCTAAAACTAGTTCAACTTCAAGATATTTTGCGCAGCCAAAATTTTTTAGGCTACCTAAGCAGGCTAAATCCACAACTTATTATACTGAATATGAATATTTTCTATCTTTTGCTGTGGCTATTTGCCAAGGGGAAATTAGAGAAATTACTAAAGTATGGAACGGCAACGAAATTATAGATATTAGCCATTATAAATTTCGGCTCTATAAAGGGTCACAAGGTCAAATGCCAGATCCGTATATACAAGCTAAAATGAACGGTTGTGCGCCGGCTTTCCGAGATCTTGCTTATATTGTGTTTGAGGATTTGCCGCTGGCAGATTTTGAAGATGTCATCCCTAATTTATCATTTGAAGTTACCAGAAAAGCTAACGTTCCTACCACTTACACAGTTGAAGATATGGTAAAATCGATTGTGATGATCCCGGGTTCTGGAGAGTATGTTTATGATACTGTTATCCAGAAAAAACAAATAATTGCTCGGAACGGTTCTGTTAAATGTGAAAAAGTAATTAATTCACATAATTTTTACAATATAGCAAATTCCATTCATAGCTTAAATCAACTCAAAAACACTTGTGAAAATATAGAATGGGTAGCACCGGTTATCTGCTGGTTTGGAAACAGTCTCGATTTATCAGAATGCTTAATTAGGCCTGCAGTTGAATTTAAAGATCCGTTAATTAGGTTTAGTGAAGAATGGAGGGTAGGGGAGTATAACAGGGAAAATGCTCACGAAATAGCAAAAGATATTAATGGCAATCCCAGATATGGCGGTAGTGTAAACGACCAAAGTGTAATTCGTTATTTACAGGAATTAAGATCCCGTGGCCTTAAGGTCATGTTTTATCCTATGTTTTTTATGGATGTAGACCAAAAACCTTGGCGTGGGCATTTAACGGGTGCTGCCGGTGAGGTAGAGCGGTTTTTTCGCAAAAGAGGAGGCTATAATGAATTTATTTTGCACTACGCTAATTTGGTTAAAGACTACGTGGATGCTTTTATTATCGGCAGTGAATTAATTGGTCTTACCAAAATAAAGGACTCAGGAAATAATTTTCCTGCAGTTAATGAACTAGTTAATCTTGCTGGCTTGGTAAAGGCAATAGTCGGGCAGAGAGTTCTGGTTTCCTATGCAGCTGACTGGTCGGAATATCATCATACGGAAGGTGGTTGGTATAATCTAGACCCTTTATGGTCTTCTCACGCTATAGATTTTATCGGTATGGATGCCTATTTTCTGCTAACTAATAGCGAAGGATCATTAATTACTGATAAGGAGATTAAAGATGGATTTTCACAAGGAGAAGGATATGACTTTTACGTATGTTATGAGCGAAATCAAAAAATACCACTAGCGCCTGCTTTTGCCTGGAAAAATCTTAAATATTGGTGGGAGAATACCCATAGAAATCCAGATGGAATAATTACAGCATGGCAACCACGATCAAAAAAAATCTGGTTTACCGAATATGGTTTTCCCTCGATTGATAAGGCTTCTAATCAGCCAAACGTTTTTTTCGATCCTTTATGTAAGGATGGCGGAATCCCAAAATATTCAAACGGTGAGATAGATTTTTCTATTCAAAGGAGATGTATTAGAGCCTTTATAGAATTCTGGGGTAAAGAGGAATATATTGAAAACATGTTTCTGTGGACCTGGGATGCAAGGCCTTATCCTGCTTGGCCTCATATGGATATATGGCGGGACGGTTATTTATGGGAAAAAGGCCACTGGGTTAACGACAAATTCGGAATGGCAAGTGTTGCCTCAATAATTCTTGAGATATCAAATAGGTGTAAAATAGACTTAAAAAACGTAGAAGCATACGGGGTAGATGAAGTTCTATCCGGAGTTATTTTTAACCATCAGCTTTCTGCTAAGGATGCTATTAGTATTTTAAGAAGCAGTTATTTTTTTGATATTAATGCAAGCGACTGCCAGAAAATATCTTTTATTAAAAGAGGGCAAAGCTTACCTGCCGGAATTGAGTCAGGAGATTTAATAAAACTTACAGAAAATAGTTATATAAATGAGGTTATTATTGCTAGAGAACAAATGCTTGCAAAAGCTAATATATATTTCCAAAATCAGCTGCAGGATTATGAAACTGGTTATTTGCATGTTAATAATGAGCAGTTTTCACATCTAAAAAACGCTACTTTACGATTGCCGTTTGTAATAACAATATCCGAGGTTGCGCAGATAGGTAAATTATTGCTAAAAAATGCAGCAGCTGAGAGTAAGATACTGGAATTTAATCTCCCGATTTCATATATTGACCTAGAGCCAGCCGATTTTATCTCCTTGGAATATAAGGAAGTAAAATATTACCTACGTGTAATAAAAATTAGCTTTACCGGTTTAATGATAAATGTTATTGCCGTAGTAGATGATATCAATAGCTACCATAGCATAACCAGTTTTAAAAATAGGATTGAGCTGTTCCATGAGAAAAATATAGAAACCGAGTTCAGGGTCATTGAGCTGCCGTTTAAATTATACGGTTATGATTTCCCTTATCTAACCGTTCATTTGAACAATAAAATCAAGTTACCTCTTTACGTTCGAACTAAACAAAGTCTAAATCCGAATTGGAATAAAATAGCACTAATAGAGCCAACTAATTCTATTGCTAGAATCGTTAATTTTCATGTGGTAGATGAGGCAAATCCATTTCTTATCGACGATCTTAGTACAATCGAAGTTAAAGGAATAGAGCTTGAGAAATTTAATGATAATAATTGGAAATTACTAGAGATAAATAGTGAATTAATTGCTTTTAAAAATATTAAGAAAATCCCTTCTGAAGAAGAAATGTACTCTATTTCTTATCTAATAAGGGGAACATATGGAACTCAAGGATATATTAAAAAACATGAGGCGGGATCGGTTGCAGCTATTTTTACCCATGATGTAAACATATTACCTATTTCCGAAGATGCGGTAGGTCAAACTCTTGAATTTAAAATTGGCTCTATTGCGGAGGAAGTAAATTTTACAAATTGCGCTTGCCATCATTCTATACCATTAACGGTTTCAAATTATGTTGAGGGTTCAAAAATGTATCTCCACTGGATAAACAGAAACTTTAAATCAGATAGCTGGATTCGAGGAATCGTTAGATTAAAGGATTTTTCCATTAAGCTTACTGCTAACAGCCGAGTACACAATTTTATTGCTGCCTCCGATGCGCATCAAATTGAAATAAATATTAGCGATGTAGATATTAGTGAGGGCTATAAAATCGATATAATTTAG
- a CDS encoding MFS transporter: MSNSANLSNVISIGKDDREVIRYPKFLKLIFFVEMWERFSYYGMRALLVLFLTSHLGFSDAKAYAIYSLFAAIGYTVPVIGGIMADKLMGFRNMILIGGIVIIMGHICMTFVGWNTFLVYLGLALIAIGTGLFKGNITNLLGSCYKDNDPNRERGFTLFYVGINLGSFFASILCAIVASNYGWDYGFGLAGIGMFIGLVVFTKFQHILGSSGTSPKPNLINKKLFFGMNLITITIAVSFGLAFLVSKMLESAEFFANILSIVGLVVFGIFAYIVVKSPSIQRRNLIALAIMVFFLMCFFGLEMQLGSLINLFTARNIDNEIFGIIIPPSVSQAINPISIVLIGSLLGTYMTFDRKYSTLMLGLGLVTLVVCFVVLYVGCVNADNNGKVGYLYLVVAIAFMSLGELCIAPLVQSQATMLAPANLRGFIMGIVMLSLAFSNLAGVILSKFMSVPSVGGKVDIVESLAIYKSGFLNITFFNLGIVVVFLVCSIFLHRILSRQNT; encoded by the coding sequence ATGAGTAATTCTGCAAACCTATCTAACGTAATTAGTATAGGTAAAGACGACCGGGAGGTCATAAGATATCCAAAATTTTTAAAACTTATATTTTTTGTGGAGATGTGGGAGCGTTTTAGTTATTATGGTATGAGAGCGTTACTTGTATTATTTCTTACATCACATCTCGGTTTTAGCGACGCTAAAGCTTATGCCATATATTCTTTATTTGCTGCTATTGGTTATACTGTCCCTGTAATTGGGGGAATCATGGCTGATAAATTGATGGGATTCCGTAATATGATTCTCATTGGTGGTATTGTGATAATAATGGGCCATATTTGTATGACTTTTGTAGGGTGGAATACATTTTTGGTATATTTAGGCTTGGCATTGATAGCTATAGGAACAGGACTATTTAAAGGTAATATAACAAATTTACTAGGTTCGTGTTATAAGGATAATGACCCTAATAGGGAAAGAGGGTTTACCTTATTTTATGTTGGAATAAATTTAGGCTCATTTTTTGCGTCTATCTTGTGTGCTATCGTTGCAAGTAATTATGGGTGGGATTATGGTTTTGGCCTAGCCGGTATTGGTATGTTTATTGGCCTTGTTGTATTTACTAAATTTCAGCATATTTTAGGATCAAGTGGAACATCACCAAAGCCGAACCTTATAAATAAGAAGTTATTTTTTGGTATGAATTTAATTACCATAACAATAGCAGTTAGTTTTGGCTTGGCTTTTCTTGTGTCTAAAATGTTAGAATCCGCTGAGTTTTTTGCCAATATACTTAGTATCGTAGGGTTGGTAGTTTTCGGGATATTTGCTTATATCGTAGTGAAATCTCCTTCTATTCAGAGGCGCAACTTAATTGCTTTGGCTATCATGGTATTTTTCTTAATGTGTTTTTTCGGTTTAGAAATGCAGCTTGGCTCTCTTATCAACTTATTTACAGCAAGAAATATAGATAATGAAATATTTGGTATTATAATACCGCCTTCAGTATCTCAAGCAATAAACCCTATATCAATAGTTTTAATTGGCTCATTACTTGGTACTTATATGACATTTGATAGAAAATACTCAACGTTAATGCTAGGCCTTGGTTTAGTAACGTTAGTTGTATGCTTTGTTGTGCTTTATGTAGGATGCGTAAATGCCGATAATAATGGTAAAGTAGGGTACTTATACTTAGTTGTTGCCATAGCTTTTATGAGCTTAGGCGAGCTTTGTATAGCCCCTTTGGTTCAATCACAAGCTACTATGCTAGCTCCCGCAAATCTACGTGGATTTATTATGGGCATAGTAATGTTGTCATTGGCATTTTCTAACTTAGCTGGTGTTATTTTATCAAAATTTATGTCAGTACCTTCTGTGGGAGGAAAAGTAGATATAGTTGAATCTCTTGCCATATACAAATCTGGTTTTCTAAATATAACTTTCTTCAATTTAGGTATAGTGGTCGTATTTTTAGTGTGTTCAATTTTCTTACACAGAATTTTATCAAGGCAAAATACTTGA
- a CDS encoding sulfonate ABC transporter permease — MRLTYIPARFNASGHHKTAKNRTSNLLFNILAFLLITAGLALIGVGFTEMSAPISILKSEQISLDPVNLFEYSLRTTLRMFIALVFSLIFSLLYATIAAKNSYAEEILVPLLDILQSVPILGYISFTVTGFLLLFPNSIMGAECAAIFAIFTSQAWNLTFSFYQSLKTIPKELIEASSIFKMSKWQRFWRVELPFGIPSLVGNVVVSMSGGWFFVVAAEVISVGNNKISLPGIGSYISLALEQENIPSIIYALTAMILIIIIYDQLILRTLVAWSDKFHYESTGSSNAPKSWVLTLFTRNLFINKLFLPIIYFFRFIVYFPLFNHSNQDKNLEQKQEFVSYHYNRTSKYLWYFALFVIFALASYYLFNFLQNQIKLSELLEVLQLVLITMLRVFTLVIIASIIWIPIGIYIGLHPKLAAVMQPITQFLAAFPANLLFPLAVIGISKYDLNPNIWLSPLMIVGAQWYILFNVITGSSSFPTELREASKNFNIKGLLWWRKVMLPGIVPYFITGAITASGGAWNASIVAEVVSWGDKKIVLKGIGSYITQMTIEADFHRIVLGIGVMSLCIALINHFFWQPLYNYSAKKYKF; from the coding sequence ATGAGGTTAACTTATATACCGGCTCGTTTTAATGCGAGTGGTCATCACAAAACCGCTAAAAATAGAACAAGCAATTTGTTGTTTAACATTTTAGCTTTTCTGCTAATAACTGCAGGTCTTGCATTAATTGGGGTAGGATTTACAGAAATGTCTGCCCCAATAAGCATATTAAAATCAGAACAAATATCTTTAGATCCGGTAAATTTATTTGAATATTCCTTGCGCACCACTCTTCGGATGTTTATTGCTTTGGTCTTCTCTTTAATTTTTTCTTTATTATATGCCACTATTGCTGCTAAAAATAGCTATGCAGAAGAAATTTTAGTACCTTTACTTGATATTTTACAATCAGTTCCGATTCTTGGTTATATTTCATTCACCGTTACGGGATTCTTGCTATTATTCCCTAATAGCATTATGGGGGCTGAATGCGCCGCTATTTTTGCCATTTTCACCTCTCAAGCATGGAATCTTACTTTCAGCTTTTATCAATCCTTAAAAACCATCCCCAAGGAATTAATAGAAGCAAGTTCCATATTTAAAATGTCGAAATGGCAAAGGTTCTGGCGGGTGGAGCTGCCTTTTGGTATACCAAGTTTAGTTGGAAACGTTGTAGTATCCATGTCCGGTGGATGGTTTTTTGTCGTGGCTGCTGAAGTAATTAGCGTCGGTAATAATAAAATAAGCTTGCCTGGCATTGGATCGTATATATCACTAGCTCTTGAACAAGAAAACATACCATCTATTATATATGCTCTAACAGCTATGATATTAATAATAATAATTTATGACCAATTAATATTGAGGACGCTTGTTGCCTGGTCTGATAAATTTCACTACGAAAGCACCGGAAGTAGTAATGCTCCAAAATCGTGGGTTTTAACCTTGTTTACCAGAAACCTTTTTATAAATAAATTATTCCTGCCTATAATTTATTTTTTCAGATTTATAGTATATTTTCCATTATTTAACCACTCAAATCAGGACAAAAACCTGGAACAAAAACAAGAATTTGTTAGCTACCACTACAACAGAACCTCTAAATATTTATGGTATTTTGCATTATTCGTTATATTTGCCCTAGCAAGTTACTATTTATTTAACTTTTTACAGAATCAAATAAAATTAAGTGAATTGCTCGAAGTGCTACAACTAGTTTTAATTACTATGCTACGAGTTTTTACGTTAGTAATTATTGCTTCTATTATTTGGATACCAATTGGTATATATATCGGTTTACACCCAAAACTCGCAGCAGTTATGCAACCAATAACTCAATTTCTTGCTGCTTTTCCCGCCAATTTACTTTTTCCGCTGGCAGTAATTGGAATCAGTAAATACGACCTTAACCCCAATATTTGGTTAAGCCCCTTAATGATTGTAGGGGCGCAGTGGTACATTTTATTCAATGTGATTACAGGAAGTTCCTCTTTCCCTACCGAGCTTAGAGAAGCGTCTAAAAATTTTAATATAAAAGGCCTTCTGTGGTGGCGTAAGGTTATGTTACCAGGAATTGTGCCTTATTTTATCACAGGAGCAATTACAGCCTCTGGAGGGGCTTGGAACGCTAGTATAGTAGCAGAAGTGGTTAGCTGGGGAGATAAAAAAATAGTGCTAAAAGGTATCGGTAGTTATATAACGCAGATGACCATAGAGGCAGATTTCCATCGGATAGTTCTAGGAATAGGGGTTATGTCTCTCTGCATAGCATTAATTAACCATTTTTTTTGGCAGCCGCTATATAATTACTCCGCAAAAAAATATAAATTTTAA
- a CDS encoding prevent-host-death family protein, translated as MEGKPQCNTKRGAEAVVVISIEEYKKMTKPKLGLNKFLLKGAKIDDFVVERGIGKVRKLDV; from the coding sequence ATGGAAGGAAAGCCTCAATGTAATACTAAAAGAGGAGCAGAAGCGGTGGTGGTCATATCAATAGAAGAATATAAAAAAATGACTAAACCAAAGCTCGGTTTAAACAAATTTCTGCTTAAGGGCGCTAAGATTGATGATTTTGTAGTAGAAAGGGGAATCGGTAAAGTTAGAAAATTGGATGTATGA
- a CDS encoding mucin-binding protein: protein MVDFKVHSFKTFKPNKVFLLIILFWCYTNLCSASGIGNVPYIYYISPMPPKPMSIRTEVQPTLPIDGENARKEIAPMPSRPMHVRTGVQPILPTDGENALEEIAPIPSRPMSIRTEVEPILPTDGQNALEEISPIPPRPMNIRTEVEPILPTDGQNALEEIAPIPSRPMHIRTGVEPTLPTDGQNALEEISPIPPRPMNIRTEVEPILPTDGQNALEEIAPIPPRPMNIRTEVEPTLPTDGQNALEEIAPIPSRPMNIRTEVEPILPTDGQNALEEIAPMPSRPMHVRTGVQPILPADGENALEEIAPIPSRPMSIRTEVEPILPTDGENALEEISPIPSRPMNIRTEVQPTLPIDGENALGEISPMPYVQHGLVHEVEHADVHELEHAEVQEICAHVPAPVQVPPIALSPSAASSGNSGR, encoded by the coding sequence ATGGTCGATTTTAAAGTCCACTCTTTTAAAACTTTTAAGCCTAACAAGGTCTTTTTATTAATAATATTATTTTGGTGTTATACTAATTTATGTTCAGCTTCTGGAATTGGAAATGTACCTTATATATACTATATATCCCCCATGCCGCCAAAACCGATGAGCATTAGAACTGAGGTTCAACCCACTCTCCCTATTGACGGAGAAAACGCACGAAAGGAAATAGCACCAATGCCGTCAAGACCTATGCATGTTAGAACCGGCGTTCAGCCCATCCTCCCTACTGACGGAGAAAACGCTCTAGAGGAAATAGCACCAATACCGTCAAGACCGATGAGCATTAGAACTGAGGTCGAGCCCATCCTCCCTACTGACGGCCAAAATGCTCTAGAGGAAATATCCCCAATACCGCCAAGACCGATGAACATTAGAACTGAGGTCGAGCCCATCCTCCCTACTGACGGCCAAAATGCTCTGGAGGAAATAGCACCAATACCGTCAAGGCCTATGCATATTAGGACCGGAGTTGAGCCCACCCTCCCTACTGACGGCCAAAATGCTCTAGAGGAAATATCCCCAATACCGCCAAGACCGATGAACATTAGAACTGAGGTCGAGCCCATCCTCCCTACTGACGGCCAAAATGCTCTGGAGGAAATAGCACCAATACCGCCAAGACCGATGAACATTAGAACTGAGGTCGAGCCCACCCTCCCTACTGACGGCCAAAATGCTCTAGAGGAAATAGCACCAATACCGTCAAGACCGATGAACATTAGAACTGAGGTCGAGCCCATCCTCCCTACTGACGGCCAAAATGCACTAGAGGAAATAGCACCAATGCCGTCAAGACCTATGCATGTTAGAACCGGCGTTCAGCCCATCCTCCCTGCTGACGGAGAAAACGCTCTAGAGGAAATAGCACCAATACCGTCAAGACCGATGAGCATTAGAACTGAGGTCGAGCCCATCCTCCCTACTGACGGCGAAAATGCTCTAGAGGAAATATCCCCAATACCGTCAAGACCGATGAACATTAGAACTGAGGTTCAACCCACCCTCCCTATTGACGGCGAAAATGCTCTAGGGGAAATATCCCCAATGCCTTATGTTCAGCATGGACTGGTACATGAGGTAGAACATGCAGATGTACATGAGCTGGAACATGCAGAGGTACAGGAGATTTGCGCTCACGTTCCAGCTCCTGTCCAAGTACCACCTATTGCGCTCTCCCCCTCCGCAGCCTCCTCCGGAAACTCAGGTAGATAG
- a CDS encoding toxin codes for MKYLLDTNIVSELRKKLPDPRVVKWMEDVPSDQVYLSCIAIGDLRSEALKKAKQDKIAGKLLIKWIDELINSYEDQIVLIDLEICKKWAELLTIDSANAIDSLLLAQAFTNNMVLVTRNIKHLKMFCTKCPNPFGVENV; via the coding sequence ATGAAGTACTTGCTAGATACCAATATAGTTTCGGAATTAAGGAAAAAGCTACCTGATCCTAGAGTAGTAAAGTGGATGGAAGATGTTCCTTCTGATCAAGTATATTTGAGTTGTATAGCAATTGGCGATCTTAGGTCAGAAGCTTTAAAGAAAGCTAAACAGGACAAGATAGCTGGGAAATTGTTAATCAAATGGATAGATGAACTGATTAATTCTTATGAAGACCAGATAGTATTAATTGACCTGGAAATTTGCAAGAAATGGGCAGAGCTTTTAACTATTGATAGTGCTAATGCTATTGATAGTTTGTTATTAGCTCAAGCGTTTACAAATAATATGGTATTAGTTACCAGAAACATTAAGCATTTAAAAATGTTTTGTACTAAATGCCCGAATCCTTTTGGAGTAGAAAATGTTTAA